The genome window GCGCTGCGCTGCAAGGAGACCGGCGAGGAGAAGGTGATCCTTACCGCGCTGTCCGGCCACGGCCACTTCGACCTCGGCGCCTACGACCGGTACCTCTCCGGCGAGCTGGAGGACTTCACGCTGCCGCCGGAGCGCATCGCGGAGTCCCTGGCCACCCTGCCCAAGGTCTGACCGCTCGTCCGGAGCGGTCCGCGCGCCCGGCGCCACCCCGTGCCGTACGGCACGGCCGGTGCGCGACGGCCGCGCGGCGAGGTGGGCCCGGCCTGCCCAGGTCCGCCGTGGACGGGCCGGGCCCGCCGTTCCGGCCGGGCGGGATCCGGTGCCCACGGCCGTTCGGTTCCGGGCGTACGGGACCGGGTGCCTACGGGTGCCCGGGCCGCTCCGGGCGTACGGGACGGAGTGCCCGCCTTCCCGGGGCCGGTCCGGGCGGACGGGCGGAGTCCCGCGGCTCCGCGCCCGTGATCAGTGCGGACCGGGTGCGGCTCAGGACCGGGGATGGCGAGCCGCGGGTCCGCGCCGGTGATCAGGGCACCCGCTGCCGGGAGCCGAGCCCGCTCAGCCAGGCGCACCACTCGTCGATCCCGGTGCCGTTCTTCACGCTGGTCTCGATCGTGGCCGCCGCCGGGTTGACCGCGCGGAGGTTGGCGTAGAAGGCGTCCAGGTCGAAGTCGAGGTACGGCAGCAGGTCGATCTTGTTGACGATGACGAGGTCGGCCGTGCGGAACATGATCGGATACTTGAGCGGCTTCTCCTCGCCCTCGGTGATCGAGTAGACCATCGCGCGGGCGTGCTCGCCGACGTCGAACTCCGCCGGGCAGACGAGGTTCCCGACGTTCTCGATGACGAGGAGGTCGAGCTCGTCCAGCGGCAGGGACGGCAGGGCGGAGCGCACCATGGGGGCGTCGAGGTGGCACTCGCCGCCGAAGCCCTTGCCGGTGTTGACCAGGGCGATCGCCGCGCCGAACCCCGCGAGCCGGTCCGCGTCGAGGCTGGTCTCGATGTCGCCCTCGATGATCCCGATCCGCATCCGGTCGCTCAGCCGGCGCAGCGTCTCCCGGAGCAGGGAGGTCTTGCCGGCCCCGGGGGACGACATGAGGTTCACCACGGTCACCCCGGCCGCGGCGAAGTCGGCGCGGTTCGCCGCGGCGGTCCTCTCGTTCTCGCCGAGGATCCGCTCCAGCACCTCGACGCGTTCGGCACCGGTGGCGTAC of Thermobispora bispora DSM 43833 contains these proteins:
- the hypB gene encoding hydrogenase nickel incorporation protein HypB — encoded protein: MGRFHRHDDHGHGHGHVGAPGEAAARDVGDHSGYATGAERVEVLERILGENERTAAANRADFAAAGVTVVNLMSSPGAGKTSLLRETLRRLSDRMRIGIIEGDIETSLDADRLAGFGAAIALVNTGKGFGGECHLDAPMVRSALPSLPLDELDLLVIENVGNLVCPAEFDVGEHARAMVYSITEGEEKPLKYPIMFRTADLVIVNKIDLLPYLDFDLDAFYANLRAVNPAAATIETSVKNGTGIDEWCAWLSGLGSRQRVP